A single region of the Arthrobacter sp. PAMC25564 genome encodes:
- the trmD gene encoding tRNA (guanosine(37)-N1)-methyltransferase TrmD, translating to MRVDVVSIFPEYLAPLELSLIGKARQDGLLELKVHDLRDFTTDRHRTVDDTPYGGGAGMVMKPEPWAQALAAVAAERPEGAAGPAAAAKPVLIVPSPAGERFTQATAQELSAEDRLVFACGRYEGIDERVMEWAGEHFTVRPMSLGDYVLNGGEVAVLAMVEAIGRLLPGVVGNPESLVEESHSDGLLEYPVYTKPSSWRGRDVPAVLLSGNHGKIAQWRRHEQYRRTAERRPDLLEEFDAGKLPRADRTAFVDLGYDVVDGRLRRRPDAGADGEQASRHVPAS from the coding sequence ATGAGGGTCGACGTCGTCAGCATCTTCCCGGAGTACCTGGCACCCCTGGAGCTGTCCCTGATCGGGAAGGCCCGCCAGGACGGGCTGCTGGAGCTGAAGGTCCACGACCTCCGCGACTTCACCACGGACCGGCACCGCACCGTGGATGACACCCCGTACGGCGGCGGCGCCGGCATGGTCATGAAGCCCGAGCCCTGGGCCCAGGCCCTGGCGGCTGTGGCCGCCGAACGGCCCGAGGGTGCTGCTGGGCCGGCGGCGGCCGCAAAACCCGTCCTGATCGTCCCGTCGCCGGCAGGGGAGCGGTTCACCCAGGCCACCGCCCAGGAGCTGTCCGCCGAGGACCGGCTGGTTTTCGCCTGCGGCCGCTACGAGGGCATCGACGAACGCGTGATGGAATGGGCCGGGGAGCACTTCACCGTCCGTCCCATGAGCCTGGGGGACTATGTCCTGAACGGCGGCGAAGTGGCCGTGCTGGCCATGGTGGAGGCGATCGGGCGGCTGCTGCCGGGCGTCGTCGGGAACCCCGAATCCCTCGTGGAGGAATCGCATTCGGACGGGCTGCTCGAATACCCGGTCTACACGAAGCCGTCCAGCTGGCGGGGCCGCGACGTCCCGGCCGTGCTGCTGAGCGGCAACCACGGCAAGATCGCCCAGTGGCGCCGGCATGAGCAGTACCGTCGCACCGCCGAACGCCGGCCCGACCTGCTGGAGGAGTTCGACGCCGGCAAGCTGCCCCGCGCGGACCGTACAGCATTTGTGGACCTCGGGTACGACGTCGTCGACGGCCGCCTGAGGCGCCGACCGGACGCCGGCGCGGACGGCGAGCAGGCTTCCCGGCACGTCCCGGCATCATGA
- the rplS gene encoding 50S ribosomal protein L19, with translation MHILDSVDAASLRTDIPTFRAGDTLKVHVNIIEGKNSRVQIFQGFVLGRHGDGLRETFTIRKVSFGVGVERTFPVHSPIIEKIELVSKGDVRRAKLYYMRELRGKAAKIKEKRDFQTAK, from the coding sequence ATGCATATCCTCGATTCCGTAGATGCAGCCTCGCTGCGCACCGATATTCCGACGTTCCGCGCGGGTGACACCCTCAAGGTTCACGTGAACATCATCGAAGGCAAGAACTCCCGCGTCCAGATCTTCCAGGGCTTCGTCCTGGGCCGCCACGGCGACGGTCTCCGCGAAACCTTCACCATCCGCAAGGTCTCCTTCGGCGTCGGTGTGGAGCGTACCTTCCCGGTGCACTCCCCGATCATCGAAAAGATCGAGCTCGTCTCCAAGGGTGACGTGCGCCGCGCCAAGCTTTACTACATGCGCGAACTGCGCGGCAAGGCCGCGAAGATCAAGGAAAAGCGCGACTTCCAGACCGCCAAGTAA
- the lepB gene encoding signal peptidase I has translation MEQTKRQPGKRGWRFVLLALVLAVAISGLIRSLWLDVYFIPSASMEPLFLSGDRILVSRTDFRAEPVRRGDVVVFDGRGSFAPLNSGKGPVADLLAGAGHWLGLAGSDSTYVKRVIGLPGDHVVCCDAAGKLTVNGQQIAEPYLYGGDAPSELAFSVVVPAGRLWLMGDHRSMSADSRSLLGAPGGGMVPLDRVIGRPVQIIWPLDRFAALPRPVQAAATSTTNGQ, from the coding sequence ATGGAACAGACAAAACGCCAGCCCGGGAAACGGGGCTGGCGTTTTGTGTTGCTGGCGCTTGTCCTGGCCGTGGCCATCAGCGGCTTGATCCGTTCGCTGTGGCTGGACGTCTACTTCATCCCCTCCGCATCCATGGAGCCGCTCTTCCTCTCGGGGGACAGGATCCTTGTCTCGCGCACCGACTTCCGCGCCGAGCCTGTGCGCCGCGGCGATGTTGTGGTGTTCGACGGCCGGGGCTCCTTTGCCCCGCTGAACAGCGGCAAGGGGCCCGTGGCGGACTTGCTCGCCGGGGCCGGGCACTGGCTCGGCCTGGCGGGCAGCGACAGCACGTACGTCAAGCGGGTCATCGGGCTTCCGGGCGACCATGTGGTGTGCTGCGACGCTGCCGGCAAACTCACAGTCAACGGCCAGCAAATTGCGGAACCCTATCTGTATGGCGGCGATGCCCCCAGCGAGTTGGCGTTCAGCGTGGTGGTTCCGGCCGGGCGGCTCTGGCTGATGGGGGACCACCGCTCCATGTCTGCCGATTCCCGAAGCCTCCTGGGGGCCCCCGGAGGGGGTATGGTGCCCCTAGACCGGGTGATCGGCCGGCCTGTCCAGATCATCTGGCCACTTGATAGATTCGCAGCATTACCACGGCCCGTCCAGGCCGCGGCTACTTCGACGACGAACGGACAGTAG
- the lepB gene encoding signal peptidase I, whose translation MPETGPRTPDEREQEQPRVASSAIPPADYQPGGEPGPPSAGGAHAVGPAHAVGSSRRAKKAKAREGRSPLIMWLKEVATVVVVAIVLSFLIKTFLFRAFYIPSESMVNTLDVNDRIFVNLLVPEPFALQRGDVVVFKDTKGWLVPAPEKAKGPFTWVQDGLTFVGLLPDNSEQHLVKRVIGLPGDHVVCCDAGGRLTVNGTALNETYINPAEVPQARAFDVVVPAGKVWVMGDNRNHSADSRSHPDANGGFVDVADIEGRATVIAWPLNRIGALDDYPDVFRNVPAPAGK comes from the coding sequence ATGCCCGAGACCGGACCCCGGACTCCTGATGAGCGGGAGCAGGAGCAGCCCCGGGTGGCTTCCTCTGCGATTCCCCCCGCGGACTACCAGCCGGGCGGTGAGCCCGGTCCCCCGTCCGCCGGGGGTGCCCACGCCGTCGGGCCTGCCCACGCCGTCGGGTCCTCGCGGCGCGCGAAGAAGGCCAAGGCACGGGAAGGGCGCAGCCCGCTCATCATGTGGCTGAAGGAAGTGGCCACCGTGGTGGTGGTCGCGATCGTCCTGTCCTTCCTCATCAAGACCTTCCTTTTCCGGGCGTTTTACATCCCCTCCGAATCGATGGTCAACACCCTCGATGTGAACGACCGCATCTTCGTGAACCTTCTCGTCCCCGAGCCCTTTGCCCTCCAGCGCGGCGACGTCGTGGTGTTCAAGGACACGAAGGGCTGGCTCGTCCCCGCGCCCGAGAAAGCCAAGGGGCCCTTCACCTGGGTGCAGGACGGACTGACGTTTGTCGGCCTGCTGCCGGACAACTCGGAGCAGCACCTCGTCAAGCGCGTCATCGGGCTGCCCGGTGACCACGTCGTCTGCTGCGACGCCGGCGGCCGGCTCACCGTCAATGGCACGGCGCTGAACGAGACATACATCAACCCGGCCGAGGTCCCGCAGGCCCGTGCCTTCGACGTTGTGGTGCCCGCCGGCAAGGTCTGGGTCATGGGGGACAACCGGAACCACTCCGCAGATTCCCGCTCGCACCCGGACGCCAACGGTGGCTTCGTGGACGTCGCCGACATCGAGGGCAGGGCCACGGTCATCGCCTGGCCGCTGAACCGCATCGGCGCCCTGGACGACTACCCCGACGTATTCCGCAACGTGCCCGCACCGGCCGGAAAGTAA
- a CDS encoding ribonuclease HII has translation MSEAPTLDYERRFRSSGARFLAGIDEVGRGALAGPVSVGIAVIDLEQQELLADVRDSKLLKVAERERLEPLVRSWSVASAVGHATAGEIDDLGIVGALRLAGNRAWLTVLAMGVTPDVVLLDGSHNWLSPAAQPSLFDEVPEEPHCDAPVYTLVKADMQCLSVAAASVLAKVERDRLMCGLHAEYPAFGWDENKGYGTAAHKEALRAAGPTPYHRVSWQLL, from the coding sequence ATGTCCGAAGCACCCACCCTCGACTATGAACGCCGGTTCCGCAGCTCCGGCGCCCGGTTCCTTGCCGGCATCGACGAGGTGGGACGAGGCGCGCTGGCCGGACCGGTCAGCGTCGGGATCGCCGTCATCGACCTGGAGCAGCAGGAACTCCTGGCGGACGTGCGGGACAGCAAGCTCCTCAAGGTGGCAGAGCGCGAACGGCTGGAACCGCTGGTCCGCAGCTGGAGCGTCGCATCCGCCGTCGGCCACGCCACCGCCGGGGAAATCGACGACCTCGGCATCGTGGGGGCACTCCGCCTTGCGGGGAACCGTGCCTGGCTCACGGTGCTGGCCATGGGGGTCACGCCCGACGTCGTGCTGCTGGACGGCAGCCACAACTGGCTCTCGCCGGCGGCCCAGCCCTCGCTCTTTGACGAGGTGCCCGAGGAGCCCCACTGCGACGCGCCCGTGTACACCCTCGTCAAAGCCGACATGCAGTGCCTGAGCGTCGCGGCGGCGTCCGTCCTGGCCAAGGTGGAACGTGACCGCCTCATGTGCGGGCTGCACGCAGAATACCCGGCGTTCGGCTGGGACGAGAACAAGGGCTACGGGACCGCCGCCCACAAGGAGGCGCTCCGTGCCGCCGGGCCCACGCCCTACCACCGCGTCAGCTGGCAACTGCTCTGA
- a CDS encoding DUF2469 domain-containing protein has product MSAEDLENYETDMELQLYREYRDVAGLFSYVVETERRFYLANHVDLQARSADGEVYFDLTLQDAWVWDVYRSARFVKSVRVLTFKDVNVEELPRSEELGLPKVGDLGN; this is encoded by the coding sequence ATGAGTGCCGAGGACCTTGAAAACTATGAGACAGACATGGAGCTCCAGCTCTACCGCGAATACCGTGACGTCGCCGGGTTGTTCAGCTATGTCGTCGAGACCGAGCGGCGTTTCTATCTTGCCAACCACGTGGACCTGCAGGCCCGCAGCGCGGATGGCGAAGTCTACTTCGACCTGACGCTGCAGGATGCCTGGGTATGGGATGTCTACCGCTCCGCCCGTTTCGTCAAGAGCGTCCGCGTGCTTACCTTCAAGGACGTCAACGTGGAGGAACTGCCCCGCAGCGAGGAGCTCGGCCTGCCCAAGGTCGGGGACCTGGGCAACTGA
- a CDS encoding YraN family protein, producing the protein MRAKDVLGRRGEEFAADYLEAQGMRIMDRNWRCREGEIDIVAFDGDALVIAEVKTRKSLEYGHPFEAVGVEKLARLHRLASAWCREHERRPPQRRVDVIAVLDDGIGEPALEHLKGVG; encoded by the coding sequence ATGAGAGCTAAGGACGTACTGGGCCGGCGGGGGGAAGAATTCGCCGCCGATTACCTCGAAGCCCAGGGCATGCGGATCATGGACCGCAACTGGCGTTGCCGGGAGGGCGAAATAGACATCGTCGCGTTCGACGGCGATGCGCTGGTCATCGCGGAAGTGAAGACCCGGAAGTCCCTCGAGTACGGGCATCCCTTCGAGGCCGTGGGCGTGGAGAAACTGGCCAGGCTCCACCGCCTTGCGTCCGCTTGGTGCCGCGAGCATGAACGGCGGCCGCCGCAGCGCCGGGTGGACGTGATTGCCGTGCTCGACGACGGCATCGGAGAACCGGCCCTTGAACACCTCAAGGGTGTGGGCTAG
- a CDS encoding YifB family Mg chelatase-like AAA ATPase produces the protein MALGRTYCVALVGLNGYIVEVEADIGQTLPAFVILGLPDASLNEAKERIRSAAQNSGIPLSRRKITANLIPASLPKRGSGFDLAIAMAALLASNDIRSTGRAVFISELGLDGRLRPVRGILPAVMAAVRSGYPDVVVARANAAEAGLVPGARVQGYTTLARLAFDFGADPQDLALDFEPGPDEADGAGDTGAVPLQVPDMCDVAGQADARRALEVAAAGAHHLLMTGPPGAGKTMLAERLPGLLPDLGDTEAMEVTAIHSLCSLPSASVQLLRRPPYENPHHTATSAAIIGGGSGLPRPGAASRAHRGVLFLDEAPEYERRVLDALRQPLESGELVIHRSAGTAAYPARFQLVLAANPCPCGKASGKGLDCSCTPTMRRRYLARMSGPLLDRVDIQLEIERVSLADFGQTGGEEDTAAIAERVRAARDRQLERLLPFGLETNSQVPGRVLRGALRLAPPTTRILDHALERGVLTARGYDRVLRLAWTLADLSRRDTPHADDIGQALSLRQAATSAA, from the coding sequence GTGGCGTTAGGCCGGACCTACTGCGTGGCCCTCGTCGGGCTCAACGGGTACATCGTCGAGGTTGAGGCGGACATCGGCCAGACGTTGCCCGCGTTCGTGATCCTGGGCCTGCCGGACGCCTCGCTCAATGAGGCTAAGGAACGGATCCGCTCCGCCGCGCAGAACTCGGGCATCCCGCTCAGCCGCAGGAAGATCACGGCCAATCTCATTCCCGCATCGCTGCCCAAACGCGGCTCCGGGTTCGACCTCGCGATCGCCATGGCTGCCCTGCTGGCCTCGAATGACATCCGATCCACCGGGCGGGCGGTCTTCATCTCCGAGTTGGGCCTCGACGGCCGGCTGCGGCCGGTGCGCGGCATCCTCCCGGCGGTCATGGCGGCCGTCCGCTCCGGCTACCCGGATGTGGTGGTGGCCCGGGCCAACGCCGCAGAGGCCGGTCTTGTGCCCGGCGCCCGGGTCCAGGGCTACACGACGCTGGCCCGGCTGGCATTCGACTTCGGCGCCGATCCACAGGATCTGGCGCTGGACTTTGAACCCGGACCGGACGAGGCGGACGGTGCCGGGGACACCGGTGCCGTCCCGCTCCAGGTGCCGGACATGTGCGACGTCGCCGGCCAGGCCGATGCCAGGCGTGCCCTGGAAGTTGCGGCCGCCGGCGCCCATCACCTCCTGATGACGGGTCCGCCGGGAGCGGGCAAGACGATGCTGGCCGAACGTCTCCCGGGCCTCCTTCCGGATCTGGGCGACACGGAGGCCATGGAAGTGACCGCCATCCATTCGCTGTGTTCCCTGCCATCGGCTTCCGTGCAATTGCTCAGGAGGCCGCCCTACGAAAACCCTCATCACACCGCCACGTCGGCCGCCATCATCGGCGGCGGATCAGGGCTCCCGCGGCCGGGTGCGGCGTCCCGGGCACACCGCGGCGTGCTGTTCCTTGACGAGGCGCCGGAATATGAGCGCCGCGTCCTCGACGCCCTCCGGCAGCCGCTCGAAAGCGGGGAGCTGGTGATTCACCGCTCCGCCGGGACAGCTGCCTATCCGGCCCGTTTCCAGCTGGTCCTCGCAGCTAACCCATGCCCCTGCGGAAAGGCCTCGGGCAAGGGTCTGGACTGCAGCTGCACACCGACCATGCGGCGCCGCTATCTGGCACGGATGTCCGGTCCGTTGCTGGACCGGGTCGACATCCAGCTGGAGATTGAGCGGGTCTCGTTGGCAGACTTCGGCCAGACAGGCGGGGAGGAGGACACCGCAGCGATCGCGGAACGCGTCCGGGCGGCCCGGGACCGCCAGCTGGAAAGGCTGCTGCCATTCGGCCTGGAGACCAATTCACAGGTGCCCGGGCGGGTGCTCAGGGGCGCGCTGCGCCTTGCCCCGCCAACGACAAGGATCCTGGACCACGCCCTGGAGCGCGGCGTACTCACAGCCCGCGGCTACGACCGCGTATTACGCCTGGCATGGACTTTGGCGGATTTGTCCCGCCGGGATACTCCGCACGCGGACGACATCGGGCAGGCACTCAGCCTCCGGCAAGCGGCCACATCCGCCGCGTGA
- the dprA gene encoding DNA-processing protein DprA, producing MSDDERTARAALSRLFEPQDAAGLALVQLTGADDALRIATGRLAAGPGLEQEISRLLADAGSGGGWAGLGEALKRWAPRVPDLAPARDLATLARLGGRMIIPADELWPRQLADLGLQEPLCLWWRGVEQELPPAAKSIALVGSRDSTAYGSSVTGDLAYSLAQRGFTIVSGGAYGIDAHAHRAALAGSAGGVPTIAVMAGGVDRFYPSGNEDLLRAVANQGAVLAEVPPGSAPTRYRFLQRNRLIAVLASVTVVVEARWRSGALNTAHHAESLGRAVGAVPGSVHSANSAGCHRLLREGGAVCVTDAGEIAELASPSGQSLPQDKRGRVEDHDGLTLEDLILLDALPLRTTSSVEKLTAVAGLSPESVRAGLGRLGLLGLAESHRGGWKRAGKAG from the coding sequence ATGAGTGATGACGAAAGGACCGCCCGGGCTGCACTGTCCCGCCTGTTCGAGCCTCAGGATGCCGCCGGGCTGGCACTCGTGCAGCTCACGGGAGCCGACGATGCCCTGAGGATAGCCACCGGCCGGCTCGCCGCCGGCCCAGGCCTGGAACAGGAGATTTCCCGGCTGCTGGCAGATGCCGGCTCCGGCGGCGGCTGGGCAGGCCTGGGTGAGGCCTTGAAACGCTGGGCACCGCGGGTTCCGGATCTGGCGCCGGCACGGGACCTCGCAACGCTGGCCCGGCTCGGAGGCCGCATGATCATCCCCGCTGATGAACTCTGGCCCCGGCAATTGGCGGACCTCGGTCTGCAGGAGCCCCTGTGCCTCTGGTGGCGCGGAGTCGAGCAGGAACTGCCCCCGGCCGCGAAATCTATCGCCCTGGTGGGCTCCCGTGACAGCACTGCCTACGGATCTTCCGTGACGGGCGATCTTGCCTACTCGCTGGCGCAGCGCGGCTTCACCATCGTCTCGGGCGGCGCCTACGGGATCGACGCCCACGCCCACCGGGCCGCCCTCGCAGGGAGCGCCGGAGGGGTGCCGACGATCGCGGTCATGGCCGGGGGAGTGGACCGGTTCTACCCGTCCGGGAATGAGGATCTGCTCAGGGCCGTGGCGAACCAGGGAGCCGTCCTGGCGGAAGTCCCGCCTGGCTCCGCGCCCACGCGCTACCGGTTCCTGCAGCGGAACCGCCTGATTGCTGTGCTGGCTTCGGTGACAGTCGTCGTCGAGGCACGGTGGCGGTCCGGTGCCCTCAATACGGCGCACCATGCCGAAAGCCTGGGCCGGGCCGTCGGTGCAGTCCCGGGATCGGTCCACAGTGCCAATTCCGCCGGCTGCCACCGGCTGCTGCGGGAAGGCGGGGCGGTCTGTGTCACCGATGCGGGGGAGATTGCGGAGCTGGCTTCGCCCAGTGGCCAATCGTTGCCCCAGGACAAGAGGGGCAGGGTGGAGGACCACGACGGCCTGACCCTTGAGGACCTGATCCTGCTGGATGCTCTTCCCTTGCGGACCACGAGTTCGGTCGAAAAGCTGACGGCCGTTGCGGGGCTCAGCCCGGAGTCCGTCCGAGCCGGGCTGGGCAGGCTCGGGCTGCTCGGCCTGGCCGAGTCGCATCGGGGAGGCTGGAAACGCGCCGGAAAGGCGGGCTGA
- a CDS encoding tyrosine recombinase XerC, which yields MSTQQLPAVLAAAAQRFGRYLEMERGRSAHTVRAYLSDVGSLLAHAVSEGVTDLDGLDLGTLRRWLGSQSESGMSRATLARRSATARAFTAWAVREDLIDADPALRLRAPKREKSLPGVLHQQQVLRLVEGAESAASGGEPLALRNRAMVELLYATGIRVGELAGMDVDDLDPDRRTLRVLGKGNKERTVPYGVPAALAVDDWLRRGRPALAAGTSGAALFLGARGNRVDQRQVRSVVKVMLEGLGDTAATGPHALRHSAATHLLDGGADLRAVQEILGHSSLATTQIYTHVSVERLRQSYQQAHPRA from the coding sequence GTGTCTACACAGCAACTCCCGGCCGTCCTGGCCGCGGCAGCCCAGAGGTTCGGCCGCTATCTGGAGATGGAGCGGGGGCGCTCGGCCCACACTGTCCGGGCCTACCTTTCGGACGTTGGAAGCCTCCTGGCCCACGCGGTATCTGAAGGAGTCACGGACCTTGACGGCTTGGACCTCGGCACGCTGCGGCGCTGGCTCGGGTCCCAGAGCGAATCGGGCATGTCCCGTGCCACCCTGGCCCGCCGCTCCGCCACCGCCCGGGCGTTCACGGCCTGGGCGGTCCGTGAGGACCTGATCGACGCGGACCCGGCCCTGCGGCTGAGGGCCCCGAAGCGGGAGAAATCCCTGCCCGGAGTGCTGCATCAGCAGCAGGTGCTGCGGCTTGTCGAGGGGGCGGAATCCGCCGCGTCCGGGGGAGAACCGTTGGCCCTCCGCAACCGGGCCATGGTGGAACTGCTCTACGCCACCGGCATCCGGGTCGGCGAGCTGGCAGGCATGGACGTGGACGATCTCGACCCGGACCGCAGGACCCTGCGCGTGCTCGGCAAGGGCAACAAGGAACGGACGGTGCCCTACGGCGTGCCGGCCGCCCTCGCCGTCGACGACTGGCTCCGCCGCGGCCGCCCGGCGCTGGCTGCCGGTACCAGCGGGGCCGCCCTGTTCCTGGGCGCCCGCGGCAACCGCGTCGATCAGCGCCAGGTGCGAAGCGTGGTCAAGGTGATGCTGGAGGGGTTGGGCGACACCGCCGCCACCGGGCCCCACGCCTTGCGGCACTCGGCAGCGACCCACCTGCTCGACGGCGGGGCGGACCTCCGTGCAGTGCAGGAAATCCTGGGCCACAGCAGCCTGGCGACCACCCAGATCTACACCCACGTCTCCGTCGAACGGCTCCGCCAGAGCTACCAGCAGGCGCACCCGCGGGCCTGA
- a CDS encoding DUF3145 domain-containing protein, with translation MSVALTRGVLFVHSAPTALCPHVEWAIGSVVDKRTDLEWTAQPAAPGMFRAELSWTGTPGTGAQLASALRGWAHLRYEVTEEPSQGVDGGRWSHTPELGIFHAVTDVHGNIMVSEDRIRYAYESGAGDPSAVYHELSLALGEAWDEELEPFRHAAEGAPVRWLHQVG, from the coding sequence ATGTCTGTTGCACTGACCCGCGGTGTCTTGTTTGTTCACTCGGCCCCGACTGCCTTGTGCCCCCACGTCGAGTGGGCCATAGGGTCGGTCGTGGACAAGCGGACGGATTTGGAGTGGACCGCTCAGCCAGCCGCGCCCGGAATGTTCCGGGCCGAGCTTTCGTGGACCGGAACCCCGGGCACGGGGGCCCAATTGGCGTCCGCGCTCCGCGGCTGGGCGCACCTGCGCTACGAAGTCACGGAAGAGCCCAGCCAGGGCGTCGATGGCGGCCGCTGGTCCCACACGCCTGAACTCGGCATCTTCCACGCGGTCACGGACGTCCACGGCAACATCATGGTCTCCGAGGACCGTATCCGCTACGCCTACGAATCCGGCGCCGGCGACCCCTCCGCGGTCTACCACGAACTCTCCCTGGCCCTCGGCGAAGCCTGGGACGAGGAACTCGAGCCCTTCCGGCACGCAGCCGAAGGCGCTCCCGTCCGCTGGCTCCACCAGGTCGGCTAA
- a CDS encoding IS1182 family transposase: MQGREREQRTLLDVEALAGELLAPGSVFAFLAEHRGRLFPDSMMEDLFGSKRGRPSVPAPVIGSVLVLQALQGLSDRETAEALTYDLRWKAACGYALTDTAFHPTTLVYWRKRLAASANPHRIMDAVTEVVTATGILKGRNRRALDSTVLDDAVARQDTVTQLIAAVRRFGRDVPGGKDLIAAHATGYDYTRAGKPDIAWDDAQARDELISALVNDALALLAAVDPQQFDKNPGDPSDAGDPKAAEAYALLALVAGQDVEPAEDSDGTDGRWKIARKTAPDRMISIVDPDARHAHKTRKAMRDGYKAHIVNEPGTGIVTAAAVTKAAGPGSSDAEAGAGLLSADPTVEENQQVDALGDSAYGTGDMLKALAAAGHRALVKPKPLAAAIAGGFTIDDFAYDKAAGTLTCPNGLSRRITAKGRVTFGAACRGCPLKDRCTTAAGGRKIELHPDHELMRAHRAAARNEDFQSDYKQHRPMVERSIAWLTAGNNRRLRYLGVAKNDAWFRLRAGAVNLKRLLSLGLTVREGAWAIA, from the coding sequence ATGCAAGGACGTGAGCGGGAACAGCGGACGCTGTTGGACGTGGAGGCGCTGGCCGGGGAGCTGTTGGCCCCGGGCAGCGTTTTCGCGTTCCTGGCCGAACACCGGGGACGGTTGTTCCCTGATTCGATGATGGAGGACCTGTTCGGGTCGAAGCGGGGCAGGCCCTCGGTGCCGGCGCCGGTGATCGGCTCGGTGCTGGTGCTGCAGGCCCTGCAGGGGCTTTCGGACCGGGAGACCGCCGAGGCGTTGACGTATGACCTGCGGTGGAAGGCGGCCTGCGGGTACGCGCTGACGGATACCGCGTTCCACCCGACCACGCTCGTGTACTGGCGCAAGCGCCTGGCGGCAAGCGCGAACCCGCACCGGATCATGGACGCGGTCACCGAAGTCGTCACCGCCACCGGGATCCTCAAGGGCCGCAACCGCAGGGCACTTGACTCGACGGTCCTGGATGACGCGGTCGCACGGCAGGACACCGTCACGCAGCTGATCGCCGCCGTGCGCCGCTTCGGCCGCGATGTGCCCGGCGGCAAGGACCTGATCGCGGCCCACGCCACCGGGTACGACTACACCCGTGCCGGGAAACCGGACATCGCCTGGGACGACGCGCAGGCCAGGGACGAGCTGATCTCCGCCCTGGTCAACGACGCGCTGGCGCTGCTGGCGGCGGTGGACCCGCAGCAGTTCGACAAAAACCCCGGCGATCCTTCCGATGCAGGCGATCCGAAGGCCGCCGAAGCGTATGCGCTGCTGGCGCTGGTTGCCGGGCAGGACGTGGAACCGGCCGAGGACTCGGACGGCACGGACGGGCGGTGGAAGATCGCCCGGAAAACCGCCCCGGACCGGATGATCTCCATCGTGGACCCCGACGCGCGGCACGCCCACAAGACCCGCAAGGCGATGCGGGACGGATACAAGGCACACATCGTCAACGAGCCCGGGACCGGGATCGTGACTGCCGCCGCGGTAACGAAGGCCGCCGGCCCCGGTTCCTCGGATGCCGAGGCCGGGGCCGGGCTGCTGTCAGCGGACCCGACGGTGGAGGAAAACCAGCAGGTGGACGCCCTCGGTGATTCGGCCTACGGCACCGGGGACATGCTCAAGGCCCTCGCCGCGGCCGGACACCGGGCCCTGGTCAAACCCAAACCGCTGGCCGCCGCCATCGCCGGCGGATTCACGATCGATGACTTCGCCTACGACAAGGCCGCCGGGACGCTGACCTGCCCGAACGGGCTCAGCCGCAGGATCACGGCCAAGGGCCGCGTCACCTTCGGCGCCGCCTGCCGCGGGTGCCCGCTGAAAGACAGGTGCACGACCGCGGCAGGCGGCCGCAAGATCGAACTGCATCCCGACCACGAACTGATGCGCGCCCACCGCGCCGCAGCCCGGAACGAGGACTTCCAGTCCGACTACAAACAGCACCGGCCCATGGTCGAACGCTCCATCGCGTGGCTCACCGCCGGGAACAACCGGCGCCTGCGCTACCTCGGCGTGGCGAAAAACGATGCCTGGTTCCGGCTCCGGGCCGGCGCGGTGAACCTCAAACGCCTCCTCAGCCTCGGGCTGACCGTCCGGGAGGGCGCCTGGGCCATCGCATAG